From one Candidatus Chlorobium masyuteum genomic stretch:
- a CDS encoding bacteriochlorophyll c-binding family protein — MSNISGAFTNAAETYGRFLEVFIDGHWWVVGDALENVGKTTKRLGANAYPHLYGGSASSGLRGSSPVKAGYAKPCKEIAKRFD; from the coding sequence ATGAGCAACATATCAGGAGCATTTACAAACGCAGCTGAAACTTATGGACGGTTTCTGGAGGTCTTTATTGATGGTCACTGGTGGGTTGTAGGTGATGCCCTCGAAAATGTAGGTAAAACCACCAAAAGACTTGGAGCCAATGCTTATCCGCATCTTTATGGCGGTTCAGCTTCATCAGGGTTGAGAGGATCATCACCGGTAAAAGCCGGTTATGCAAAACCCTGCAAGGAAATCGCAAAACGGTTTGATTAA